The Mannheimia granulomatis sequence GTGCAACATATCGTGGCTTACGGCACTATTTACGAAGAAATTTGCCGTATTGCTGATGAAAAATCAGTGGATTTAATCTTAATGTTGGCAAGTAGCAAGCCTAAAGCAAAAGGATTAAGTTCCAATACCGTTAAAGTTGCTCGTAACACCAGCAAGCCAATTTTAGTGTTAAGATAACAAATCTTGCGTTATTCAGTTACAATAGTGCCATTCTGCTCGAATGGCATTTTTATTTATGACAAAAACGAAAAAACTTTCTTCTCGTGCACTTTCTCCTAGAGCTATTAGTGCGAACATTATTTTACAAGTGCTAGACCAAGGTAAATCGCTTTCTACCTTAATCCCTGAAGCACAAAAACAGCTAGACCCTAAAGATTTTCCCTTGGTGCAAGAAATCACTTTTGGGGTATGTCGAATGCTGCCCCGCTTGGAATCGATCATCAAATTATTGGTAGAAAAACCGCTTAAAGGCAAAACGCGTTTGGTGCATTGTTTGTTATTAGTGGGATTATATCAATTACTTTATATGCGAGTGCCGCCTCATGCTGCTGTGGATGAAGTAGTGAATGCTACCAAAGCATTAAAACTGGATAGCTTTCGAGCATTAACTAATGGTGTGCTACGTCGTTTTTTACGTGAGCAGGATGAAATTTTGGCGAAAGTTGATAAGCATTGGCAGACTTATCACCCTGAATGGCTGGTAAATAAGCTGAAAAAAGCCTATCCAGATTGGCGTGATATTATTGAAGCTAATAACCAACGCCCTCCTATGTGGATTCGGGTAAACCAACAACATATTAAAGCGAAAGATTATTTGGTGTTGTTGGGGGAGATGGTTGCAAAAAATTTGCAAAATTCTACCGCTTGTACGCCTGATTGTGCATTACTGTTAGATAAACCTGTGGCAGTAAATCAGCTTATGAATTTTGAACAAGGCTGGGCAACGGTGCAAGATGTTCACGCACAATGGGCTGCGGAATTGTTAGAGGCTAAAAACGGCGAAACGATTTTAGATGCCTGTGCTGCACCGGGTGGTAAAACTACCCATATTTTAGAAAAAGCCCCACAAGCAAACGTGATTGCCTTAGATATTGAAGAAAGTCGTTTAAAACGCGTGCGTGAAAATTTAGTTCGACTTGGACAGGCTGCACAAGTCATCTGTGGAGATGCTTCAAAACCGCAAGAATGGCTGACGGATGATGTGATGTTTGATCGCATTTTACTTGATGCACCTTGTTCGGCAACCGGAGTCATTCGTCGCCATCCTGATATTAAATGGCTACGCAAAGAAGGTGATATTGCTGAATTAGCTGCATTACAGAAAAACATTCTTGAGGCTTTATGGGCAAGATTGAAACCAAAGGGTATCTTACTTTATGCAACCTGTTCTGTTCTTCCTGATGAAAACAGCGAGCAAATCAAGAAGTTTATGCAATCTCATCCTGATGCTAAACAGGTAGAGATGAACTTTAACGGTGAAAAAGTAGTAGAAAAACAGTTTTTTCCGCATGAAAACGGTGGAGATGGTTTCTTCTATGCAAAATTACAAAAAGTGGTAAATTAAATGAAAATTATCATTTTAGGGGCGGGGCAAGTAGGCTCAACGCTGGCAGAAAATTTAGTGAGTGAGGACAATGATATTGTTTTGGTTGATAACGACCCCGCACGATTAGATAAGCTAAAAGATAAACATGATTTACAGGTCATTCGTGGTGAATATGCATCGCCCCGTGTATTGCGTGAGGCTGGGGCGAATGATGCTGATCTTTTGGTCGCAGTGACCGATAGTGATGAAGTAAATATGATTGCCTGCCAAGTGGCTTACACTTTATTTAATGTGCCAACCAAAATTGCCCGTATTCGCAGTGCAGACTATGTGCGGGAAAAAGATCAGCTTTTTAATGATGATGTCTTGCCTATAGACCATATTATTGCTCCTGAAATTTTGGTGAAAAAAGATATTTTGCGTTTAATCCACTACCCAGGAGCATTACAAATTGCGCATTTTGCCGATGAATTAGTGAGCTTGGTGAATGTGAAAGCTTATTATGGTGGTCCTTTAGTCGGGTACCCGATTTCGGCATTAAAGGATCACCTGCCTCATATTGAGGCAAGAATAGTCTCTATTTTCCGGCAAGATAAACCGATTTTTCCGCAAGGCTCAACTATTATTGAGGCCGGAGATGAAGTCTTTTTTATCTGTGCAACCCAACATATTCGGGCTGTGATGAGTGAATTACAGCGTTTAGATCGACCGCATAAACGTATTATGATTGTGGGGGGAGGAAGTATTGGGTCTTCTTTAGCGCAAGATTTGGAAGATCAATATAGGGTAAAAATTATAGAGCGTAACCCGAAACTAGCGGAAAAATTAGCGGAAAAACTCTCCAATACTTTAGTATTAACCGGCGATGCCTCCGATGAAGAATTGCTGTTTGAAGAGCATATTGAGAATATTGATTTATTCCTTGCTGTAACCAGCGATGACGAATCCAATATTATGGCAGCGTTATTGGCAAAGCGTTTAGGTGCGAAAAAAGTGATTATCCTTGTGCAACGTTTAGCCTATTTACACCTTATTCAAGGCGGAACGATTGATATTGCAATTTCTCCTCAACAAGCTACCATTTCTGCGTTAGCTAGCTATGTGCGAAAAGGGGATATTTTACAAGTTTCTTCTTTAAAATTAGGGGTTGCCGGTGGAGTGGAGATCATCGCACACGGTGATGAAACTACCTCTAAAGTGGTTGGTCGTCAAATTAAAGATTTAAAACTGCCGCAAGGTGCGATTGTTGGTGCGATTGTGCGTGGTGAGGCAGTGATTATAGCCCATAAATCCACTATTATTAAAGAACATGACCGTGTCATTATTTTTGTAAATGATAAAAAACAAATTGATGAAATTGAAAAACTGTTCCAGATAGGTGTGTTCTTCTTATAACTCTCAAATAAGTTGGTAAGTTTTTATTAAAAACTTACCGCTTGTTAGATTCATACCATCATTTATTTTCTCCTCTTTTCTTTTCCTAACTGCCTATCTTATTCATTACAAAAGTGTGATCTACCTCTCAAATTTACAAAAAAATTTATAAGCATTTGATTTTAAAAGGTTTTTATATTTTTACTTTCATTGACTTTGAAGTGTCTTGGGAGTAACTTGTGAAACGTAATTTTACTATTTGAAATCCTAAGCGTTAGAGGTATCCAAAATGACTATTCGAGTATCTTATGAAGATTTAAAAGCACAGTTTAAACGCGTTTTACTTTCCCGTAATGTACGTGAAGAAATTGCTGAAGAGTGCGCAACGGTATTTGCCGACACTACACAAGCAGGTGCGTATTCCCACGGGGTAAACCGTTTTCCACGTTTTATTCAGCAATTAGAGAATGGCGATATTGTGCCTGAAGCGGTGCCAACCAAAGTGCTTTCATTAGGGGCAATTGAGCAGTGGGATGCTCATCAAGCCATCGGTAACTTAACCGCCAAAAAAATGATGGATAGAGCGATGGAGCTTGCCTCCCAAAACGGGATCGGTGTTGTTGCATTGCGTAACGCAAACCACTGGATGCGAGGCGGTTCTTACGGCTGGCAAGCAGCGGAGAAAGGCTACATCGGTATCTGCTGGACGAACGCTTTAGCGGTAATGCCACCTTGGGGAGCGAAAGAGTGCCGTATCGGGACTAATCCGTTAATCGTTGCAGTGCCAACCACACCAATCACAATGGTGGATATGTCTTGCTCAATGTACTCATACGGAATGCTCGAAGTGCACCGCTTAGCCGGTCGCCAAACCTTCGTGGATGCTGGTTTTGATGATGAGGGCAACCCAACCCGCGACCCCGCAACAGTGGAGAAAAACCGTCGTTTAATGCCAATGGGTTTCTGGAAAGGTTCGGGCTTATCGATTGTGTTAGATATGATCGCAACCCTGCTTTCTAACGGTGAATCCACTGCTGCGGTTACCGAAGATAAAGATGACGAATACTGCGTTTCCCAGGTGTTTATTGCAATTGAAGTCGATAGACTGATTGACGGCAAAACCAAAGACGAAAAACTTAACCGTATTATGGATTACGTTCGCACAGCAGAGCGTGCAGACCCGGATGTTGCTGTTCGCTTACCTGGCCACGAGTTCACCCAAATTCTCGCTGACAACAAAGCCAACGGTATTCCGGTCGATGACACCGTGTGGGCGAAATTACAGTCGCTGTAATTTAGGACAGAGGCGGAGCCTCTGAGGAATGCGTAAACCCCACACGGCTCGTGTGGGGTACAACGAACGGAGCAATCAATGTTTTTCGGTCATATTTCAAATTACAACCCTGCACAATATCCAAAAGCAGTTCAATTTGCGTTGGATTATTTAAAAAATACCGATTTTGACGCGATGGAAGCAGGTGTTTACGAATTAAAAGGTCGTCGTATTTACGTTCAAGTGTTAGATCTTGAAACAAAAGAGAAATCCGCGTTTCAGCCGGAAGTTCATCAAAATTATTTAGATGTGCAATATTTACATAAAGGGGTGGAATTAATGGCTGCCTCCATTGATTTAGGCAATAACCCTGTAGCGGTGGAATATAATCCTGAGCGTGATATTAAATTTTACGCATCGGTGCAAAACGAAAATGAATTCCGCTGCGAAGCAGGTAACTTTGCGGTATTTTTCCCTGAAGATACGCACCGCACGGCAATTTTTGCCGGTGAGGCAAAAATCCGCAAAGTGGTCGTAAAAATTGCGATGAGTGAGATTTGAGGTAACTTATGAGAGCCTTTGTACAATTAACCGGAAAAGTATTAGAGGTGTTGGCGGTAATTATTTTATCGGCAATGTCGATTTTGGTTTTCCTCAATGTGGTTCTACGTTATGGCTTTAACAGCAGCATTAACGTCACCGAAGAAATTTCTCGTTTTATGTTCGTTTGGCTCACCTTTTTAGGTGCAGTATTGGCATTTAGTGAAAATCAGCACGTAAGTGTCACTATGCTGACAGATAAACTTTCACCAATGAAGAAGAAAGTATTAGGTGTGCTAACAGATTGTATTATGTTGTTCTGCTGCTATTTAATCATTGACGGTAGCTGGATTCAATTTAACTTAAACCTGCATAACCTTGCTCCAATTTCAGGTTTGCCGCAAGGCATTACCTTCTTAGCAAGTACAGTCGCCGGTGTGTTAATTGCTACCTTAATTGCCGCTAGAATTATTGGAAATATCGGCGTTATTGCGAAAGGAGAAGTTAAATGACAGTCGTAATTTTTCTTTCGGTCTTACTAGGCTCTATCATTCTAGGGATTCCTGTTGCCTTCTCACTACTCGTATGTGGCGTAGCGTTAATGCTGCATTTGGATTTATTCGATTCACAAATTCTTGCTCAACAAATCGTCAGCGGTGCAGACAGCTTCTCGCTAATGGCGATTCCGTTCTTTATCCTTGCGGGTGAAATTATGAATGAGGGCGGCTTATCCAAACGGATTATCGACCTGCCGATGAAATTAGTCGGCCACAAACGCGGCGGTTTGGGCTTTGTAGCAATTCTCGCCGCCATGATTATGGCAAGCCTTTCCGGCTCTGCGGTGGCGGATACTGCGGCAGTTGCAGCGATGCTGCTGCCGATGATGAAAACCACCGGCTATCCGATTGACAA is a genomic window containing:
- the trkA gene encoding Trk system potassium transporter TrkA; this translates as MKIIILGAGQVGSTLAENLVSEDNDIVLVDNDPARLDKLKDKHDLQVIRGEYASPRVLREAGANDADLLVAVTDSDEVNMIACQVAYTLFNVPTKIARIRSADYVREKDQLFNDDVLPIDHIIAPEILVKKDILRLIHYPGALQIAHFADELVSLVNVKAYYGGPLVGYPISALKDHLPHIEARIVSIFRQDKPIFPQGSTIIEAGDEVFFICATQHIRAVMSELQRLDRPHKRIMIVGGGSIGSSLAQDLEDQYRVKIIERNPKLAEKLAEKLSNTLVLTGDASDEELLFEEHIENIDLFLAVTSDDESNIMAALLAKRLGAKKVIILVQRLAYLHLIQGGTIDIAISPQQATISALASYVRKGDILQVSSLKLGVAGGVEIIAHGDETTSKVVGRQIKDLKLPQGAIVGAIVRGEAVIIAHKSTIIKEHDRVIIFVNDKKQIDEIEKLFQIGVFFL
- a CDS encoding YhcH/YjgK/YiaL family protein translates to MFFGHISNYNPAQYPKAVQFALDYLKNTDFDAMEAGVYELKGRRIYVQVLDLETKEKSAFQPEVHQNYLDVQYLHKGVELMAASIDLGNNPVAVEYNPERDIKFYASVQNENEFRCEAGNFAVFFPEDTHRTAIFAGEAKIRKVVVKIAMSEI
- the rsmB gene encoding 16S rRNA (cytosine(967)-C(5))-methyltransferase RsmB, with product MAFLFMTKTKKLSSRALSPRAISANIILQVLDQGKSLSTLIPEAQKQLDPKDFPLVQEITFGVCRMLPRLESIIKLLVEKPLKGKTRLVHCLLLVGLYQLLYMRVPPHAAVDEVVNATKALKLDSFRALTNGVLRRFLREQDEILAKVDKHWQTYHPEWLVNKLKKAYPDWRDIIEANNQRPPMWIRVNQQHIKAKDYLVLLGEMVAKNLQNSTACTPDCALLLDKPVAVNQLMNFEQGWATVQDVHAQWAAELLEAKNGETILDACAAPGGKTTHILEKAPQANVIALDIEESRLKRVRENLVRLGQAAQVICGDASKPQEWLTDDVMFDRILLDAPCSATGVIRRHPDIKWLRKEGDIAELAALQKNILEALWARLKPKGILLYATCSVLPDENSEQIKKFMQSHPDAKQVEMNFNGEKVVEKQFFPHENGGDGFFYAKLQKVVN
- a CDS encoding TRAP transporter small permease; its protein translation is MRAFVQLTGKVLEVLAVIILSAMSILVFLNVVLRYGFNSSINVTEEISRFMFVWLTFLGAVLAFSENQHVSVTMLTDKLSPMKKKVLGVLTDCIMLFCCYLIIDGSWIQFNLNLHNLAPISGLPQGITFLASTVAGVLIATLIAARIIGNIGVIAKGEVK
- the yiaK gene encoding 3-dehydro-L-gulonate 2-dehydrogenase; this encodes MRVSYEDLKAQFKRVLLSRNVREEIAEECATVFADTTQAGAYSHGVNRFPRFIQQLENGDIVPEAVPTKVLSLGAIEQWDAHQAIGNLTAKKMMDRAMELASQNGIGVVALRNANHWMRGGSYGWQAAEKGYIGICWTNALAVMPPWGAKECRIGTNPLIVAVPTTPITMVDMSCSMYSYGMLEVHRLAGRQTFVDAGFDDEGNPTRDPATVEKNRRLMPMGFWKGSGLSIVLDMIATLLSNGESTAAVTEDKDDEYCVSQVFIAIEVDRLIDGKTKDEKLNRIMDYVRTAERADPDVAVRLPGHEFTQILADNKANGIPVDDTVWAKLQSL